A part of Gemmatimonas groenlandica genomic DNA contains:
- a CDS encoding FtsW/RodA/SpoVE family cell cycle protein: MSDRERGVMSGTMTGNMTGNLTGTRERWRMSLEARALLLVTAVLVSFGLAVLYSASALQAISANSPGHFFVLRQFTGVVVGVVIFAVCAKVDAEVWRRYAWHIMGISLVLMLIVILPGTEAISKSMYGSRRYLFNGSIQPSELAKFAVLVWTPMLLVKKGAAVKQLGKGLMPFAVVIGALSLLAILEPDISVAMMFCLIMAVLLFVGGARVSHFLLFGAVGLLLIGFQASQSSYVRKRVESFLSKEQESTTRSATADQQYQSFVAVGSGGIAGVGFSQGNQQRGWLPLAYNDFIGSIVGEEFGFLGLGALTLAFALYGWLGFRIARQARSPFTALLAIGITFVTVFTAFIHLGVVIGLLPNTGLTLPFVSYGRSNLVLTLAMTGILVNIGSDRERVYGATATDPLVAMA, translated from the coding sequence GTGAGTGATCGCGAGCGTGGCGTGATGAGCGGAACCATGACCGGCAATATGACCGGCAATCTCACGGGCACCCGTGAACGGTGGCGCATGTCGCTCGAAGCGCGCGCACTGCTGCTGGTGACGGCGGTGCTGGTGTCGTTCGGGTTGGCGGTGCTGTACAGTGCCAGCGCCTTGCAGGCGATCTCGGCGAACAGTCCTGGACACTTCTTTGTGCTGCGCCAGTTCACCGGCGTGGTCGTGGGCGTGGTGATCTTCGCGGTCTGCGCCAAGGTCGACGCCGAAGTCTGGCGACGCTATGCGTGGCATATCATGGGGATCAGTCTCGTGCTGATGCTGATCGTGATCCTGCCCGGCACGGAGGCGATCTCCAAGAGCATGTACGGCTCGCGGCGCTATCTCTTCAACGGCTCGATACAGCCGTCGGAGTTGGCGAAGTTCGCCGTGCTGGTGTGGACGCCGATGCTGCTCGTCAAGAAAGGCGCTGCCGTGAAGCAGTTGGGCAAAGGGCTCATGCCCTTCGCGGTGGTGATCGGCGCCCTCAGTCTGTTGGCGATTCTCGAGCCGGATATTTCGGTAGCTATGATGTTCTGTCTCATCATGGCGGTGCTGCTGTTCGTGGGCGGCGCGCGCGTCTCGCACTTTCTGTTGTTCGGTGCGGTGGGCCTGCTCCTGATCGGATTTCAGGCGTCGCAGAGCTCGTACGTGCGGAAGCGCGTGGAAAGCTTTCTGTCCAAGGAGCAGGAGTCGACCACGCGATCAGCCACGGCCGATCAACAGTACCAGTCGTTCGTTGCGGTGGGGTCCGGCGGCATTGCGGGCGTCGGCTTCAGTCAGGGCAATCAGCAGCGCGGCTGGTTGCCGCTCGCCTACAACGATTTCATCGGCTCCATCGTGGGTGAAGAGTTCGGATTCCTCGGACTCGGTGCGCTCACCCTCGCCTTCGCGCTCTACGGCTGGCTCGGATTCCGCATCGCGAGGCAGGCGCGAAGTCCGTTCACGGCGCTGCTTGCCATCGGCATCACCTTCGTCACGGTGTTCACCGCCTTCATTCATCTGGGTGTGGTGATTGGCCTGTTGCCGAACACCGGACTGACTTTGCCATTCGTGTCGTACGGACGCTCCAACCTCGTGCTGACGCTGGCGATGACGGG
- the murD gene encoding UDP-N-acetylmuramoyl-L-alanine--D-glutamate ligase, whose translation MGDARPPQELASLVARRLAERRGEFAVVGLARSGIAAVRLLRAAGCSVYASDASKSDAVRSAGAMLEREGASVDVGVHNVQRIAHCSVLVVSPGIPPTAPPIRAALSAGVPVVSEVEVALRLQPALRYIAVTGTNGKTTTTALIGHLLRALGHDVADVGNIGTPVSELALMIAPPAWAALELSSFQLHDTPGIMPNVGVLTTLSPDHLDRYASVDEYYADKKRLFANAELPSQWVTTADSADVDALVAGIPGHWHRFSVHRTDVDGYYHRGSGMLHLFGEPLVARGTFALVGDHNVANALAALLAVMAADPLHRTPLARAKLAKAIGTFGALPHRLEPVVDRNGILWLNDSKATNIDSTKVALASMSRPTIVLLGGRHKGESYTALVPELLRTAKAVLAYGEAGALISGDLEAPLHGRVMVEHCGADSFEQVMHRARAMAVAGDVVLLSPACSSYDMFNNYEERGREFARLADVIA comes from the coding sequence ATGGGTGACGCACGGCCGCCGCAGGAGCTCGCCTCGCTTGTCGCGCGACGTCTTGCCGAACGGCGCGGCGAGTTCGCCGTGGTCGGCCTCGCCCGCAGTGGGATCGCCGCCGTGCGTCTGCTGCGCGCCGCCGGCTGCTCAGTGTACGCCTCCGATGCCTCCAAGTCCGACGCCGTACGCAGTGCGGGCGCCATGCTCGAACGCGAAGGCGCCAGCGTTGATGTGGGCGTGCACAACGTGCAGCGCATCGCACACTGCTCGGTGCTGGTGGTCAGCCCCGGCATCCCGCCGACGGCGCCGCCGATCCGCGCCGCCCTCAGTGCCGGTGTACCCGTGGTGAGCGAAGTCGAAGTCGCCCTGCGATTGCAGCCGGCGCTGCGCTACATCGCGGTGACCGGCACCAACGGCAAGACGACCACGACGGCGCTGATCGGACATCTGCTGCGCGCTCTGGGGCATGACGTGGCCGATGTCGGCAACATCGGTACGCCCGTGTCGGAGCTGGCGCTCATGATCGCGCCGCCCGCGTGGGCGGCGCTCGAACTGTCGTCGTTCCAGTTGCACGACACACCGGGCATCATGCCCAATGTCGGCGTGCTCACCACGCTCAGCCCCGATCATCTCGATCGCTATGCCAGTGTGGACGAGTACTACGCCGACAAGAAGCGGCTCTTTGCGAATGCCGAACTGCCGTCGCAGTGGGTAACCACCGCCGACAGCGCCGATGTCGACGCGTTGGTGGCTGGTATTCCGGGGCATTGGCACCGCTTCTCCGTGCATCGCACCGACGTGGACGGCTATTACCATCGCGGGTCGGGCATGCTGCACCTTTTTGGCGAGCCGCTGGTCGCACGCGGCACGTTCGCCTTGGTCGGCGATCACAACGTCGCCAACGCGCTCGCCGCGCTGCTGGCGGTCATGGCGGCTGATCCTTTGCACCGCACTCCCTTGGCGCGGGCGAAGTTGGCGAAAGCGATCGGGACCTTTGGCGCGCTGCCGCATCGGCTCGAGCCGGTGGTCGATCGCAATGGCATCCTGTGGCTCAACGACTCCAAGGCCACCAACATCGACTCCACCAAGGTCGCACTGGCCAGCATGTCGCGTCCCACCATCGTGCTGCTGGGCGGCCGTCACAAGGGTGAGTCCTATACGGCGCTGGTGCCCGAGCTGCTGCGCACCGCCAAGGCCGTGCTCGCGTACGGTGAGGCCGGCGCGCTGATCTCGGGCGATCTCGAAGCCCCGTTGCACGGACGTGTCATGGTAGAACACTGCGGCGCGGACAGTTTCGAGCAGGTCATGCATCGGGCCCGTGCCATGGCGGTGGCCGGCGACGTGGTGTTGTTGTCGCCCGCCTGTTCCAGCTACGACATGTTCAACAATTATGAGGAGCGCGGACGCGAGTTCGCGCGACTCGCGGATGTCATCGCGTGA
- the mraY gene encoding phospho-N-acetylmuramoyl-pentapeptide-transferase produces MLYYLLQPFAHDVRVFNLLNYITFRSAAAFVSALLLTFVFGPVIIRRLRAMAVHQVVREGTPDSHAGKGTTPTMGGLIILAATFVPVLLWARLSNRYVLLAMAVTAWMGMIGFLDDYLKLRQKREGKKNEGLVERYKLAGQVTCGLGLGLILLLFPISTLPGASTTLPFFKYILVVPAVAWAAWMYIPWVTFILTGFSNAVNLTDGLDGLAAGLMAIAVLTLGLFAYVAGRVDTSAYLQIFYMRGAGELTVFCASVVGACIGFLWYNAHPAQVFMGDTGSLALGGALGSIAILLKSEFLLLIVGAVFVAETVSVILQRTVFKYRKKRFGLEYAQQHRVFKRAPLHHHFELSGWPETQVVIRFWIIGILCAILALSTLKLR; encoded by the coding sequence GTGCTCTACTATCTGCTCCAGCCGTTTGCGCACGATGTCCGCGTGTTCAATCTGCTCAATTACATCACGTTTCGATCGGCCGCCGCGTTCGTGTCGGCGCTGCTGCTCACGTTCGTGTTCGGTCCCGTCATCATTCGCCGGCTCCGGGCCATGGCGGTGCATCAGGTGGTCCGAGAGGGCACACCCGACTCGCATGCGGGCAAGGGCACCACGCCGACCATGGGCGGCCTCATCATTCTGGCGGCGACGTTCGTGCCCGTACTGCTCTGGGCGCGCCTCAGCAATCGCTACGTCTTGCTGGCCATGGCCGTCACGGCGTGGATGGGGATGATCGGTTTTCTCGACGACTACCTCAAGCTCAGGCAGAAGCGGGAAGGGAAGAAGAACGAAGGCCTCGTCGAGCGGTACAAGCTCGCCGGGCAGGTCACGTGCGGACTCGGGCTCGGACTCATTCTGCTGCTCTTCCCGATTTCCACGTTGCCGGGTGCCAGCACCACCCTGCCGTTCTTCAAGTACATCCTGGTCGTACCGGCGGTCGCGTGGGCCGCGTGGATGTACATCCCCTGGGTCACGTTCATTCTCACCGGCTTCAGCAACGCGGTGAATCTCACCGACGGCCTCGACGGACTCGCCGCCGGACTCATGGCGATCGCGGTGCTCACGCTCGGCCTGTTCGCGTATGTGGCCGGTCGCGTGGACACCAGCGCGTATCTGCAGATCTTCTACATGCGCGGCGCCGGCGAGCTCACCGTGTTCTGCGCGTCGGTGGTCGGTGCCTGCATCGGATTCCTCTGGTACAACGCGCATCCGGCGCAGGTGTTCATGGGCGACACGGGCTCGTTGGCGCTTGGTGGCGCACTGGGTTCGATCGCAATTCTGCTGAAGAGTGAGTTCCTGCTACTGATCGTGGGCGCGGTCTTCGTGGCGGAGACCGTATCGGTCATCCTGCAGCGCACCGTCTTCAAGTACCGGAAGAAGCGATTCGGGTTGGAGTACGCGCAGCAGCATCGCGTGTTCAAACGCGCCCCGCTGCACCATCATTTCGAACTGTCGGGCTGGCCGGAGACGCAGGTCGTCATTCGGTTCTGGATCATCGGTATCTTGTGCGCGATCCTCGCGCTCAGCACGCTCAAATTGCGTTGA
- a CDS encoding UDP-N-acetylmuramoyl-tripeptide--D-alanyl-D-alanine ligase, giving the protein MTAFSTAGTAFSAIAAVAPDHAHPYWTFERVADALGTGPRIPRPLAGVSTDTRAISRGDVFVALKGERFDAHDFLSTARDAGAAAFVVSDARKAAGLGVPTYVVSDTLVALGQLATAWRRAWGRSVIAVAGSNGKTSTKELLKAAFSRTLVVHATKGNLNNLIGVPLTLLAIPSNAEVAIVEVGTNTPGEVATLRAITEPDIAVLTSIGEEHLEGLGDLAGVLREESEIFHRVTLAIVPSAHPEVADIAKSRATAVLSAGLEHASITPTAWGLDDEGRPWLDVEGVHFTLPLRGAHQAANAMLAIAAAGACGVPLVDAAAGMAEMPVPSMRGAWEQLGELVLINDAYNANPASMRAALDLLGRVGSGQQRVAILGTMRELGAQSAQQHREVARAALASGADLIVGVGDFAAAFHDLAPADPRVLATPDFDALWSLIAPRLERNAIVLLKGSRGMRLERLVPTLSSWATA; this is encoded by the coding sequence GTGACCGCCTTCTCCACCGCCGGTACCGCGTTCAGCGCGATCGCCGCCGTCGCGCCTGATCACGCGCATCCGTACTGGACCTTCGAGCGCGTGGCCGATGCGCTCGGTACGGGTCCGCGGATCCCCCGTCCATTGGCCGGGGTGTCCACCGACACACGGGCGATCTCGCGCGGCGATGTCTTCGTGGCGCTCAAAGGTGAGCGCTTCGATGCACACGATTTCCTGTCGACGGCGCGTGATGCCGGTGCGGCGGCGTTCGTCGTGAGCGATGCCCGCAAGGCCGCCGGGTTAGGCGTACCGACGTACGTGGTGTCGGACACCTTGGTGGCGCTTGGACAGCTCGCCACCGCCTGGCGCCGCGCCTGGGGGCGCAGTGTGATCGCCGTGGCTGGGTCGAACGGCAAGACCAGTACGAAGGAGCTGCTCAAGGCGGCGTTCTCGCGCACGCTGGTGGTGCACGCCACCAAGGGCAATCTCAACAATCTCATCGGCGTGCCGCTCACGCTGCTGGCGATTCCCTCCAATGCGGAAGTCGCGATCGTTGAAGTGGGTACCAACACGCCGGGGGAAGTCGCCACGCTGCGCGCCATCACCGAGCCCGACATCGCGGTGCTCACGTCGATTGGCGAAGAGCATCTCGAAGGGCTTGGCGATCTGGCCGGCGTGCTGCGCGAAGAGAGTGAGATCTTTCATCGCGTGACGCTCGCCATCGTGCCGTCGGCGCACCCTGAAGTGGCAGATATCGCCAAGTCGCGCGCTACGGCGGTGCTGTCGGCGGGCCTCGAGCACGCGTCGATCACGCCCACGGCGTGGGGGCTCGACGACGAGGGGCGTCCGTGGCTCGACGTGGAGGGCGTGCATTTCACGCTACCGCTGCGTGGCGCGCATCAGGCGGCCAACGCGATGCTGGCAATCGCCGCGGCCGGAGCGTGCGGTGTCCCGTTGGTCGACGCGGCAGCAGGGATGGCCGAGATGCCGGTGCCCAGCATGCGCGGCGCGTGGGAGCAGCTCGGCGAACTCGTCCTTATCAACGACGCCTACAACGCCAATCCCGCGTCGATGCGCGCTGCGCTCGATCTGCTCGGTCGCGTAGGTTCCGGACAACAGCGGGTCGCGATTCTTGGGACCATGCGTGAGCTGGGCGCCCAGTCGGCGCAACAGCATCGTGAGGTGGCGCGTGCGGCGCTGGCGTCTGGGGCCGATCTGATCGTCGGCGTCGGTGACTTCGCGGCGGCGTTTCATGACCTCGCGCCAGCTGATCCTCGTGTGCTCGCTACGCCGGACTTCGACGCGCTGTGGTCGCTGATCGCGCCGCGACTCGAACGCAATGCCATCGTGCTGCTCAAGGGCTCCCGCGGGATGCGCCTCGAGCGGCTGGTTCCCACGCTTTCCTCCTGGGCGACTGCCTAG
- a CDS encoding UDP-N-acetylmuramoyl-L-alanyl-D-glutamate--2,6-diaminopimelate ligase, producing MTSTARVVDVSVLLDALRDAGLLVSSATELPPVVVDVTDDSRRVTPGSAFLAVKGAAQDGHAWLGAAKASGAALALVEDAAAAAAAEIPAIVVRDGRRAAAVAAAAFHGWPARELTLVGVTGTNGKTTTVGVLRHLLDSPERPAASIGTLGVLLGSEGVTMPGGSGLTTPGPVELQRLLRELVDRGVRTVTMEVSSHSLDQRRVDGLSFAAAVFTNLTRDHLDYHGTMEEYRAAKLRLVGLLARDGVALFNADDPSWRGVTNAPTSRTFGTESGADISARDVTFTSDGSRFLLVSPHGAQSVSLPLIGDFNIANALGAAAVALALGMPIADVAQRLSLAPQVPGRLERLHTSPTVLRDYAHTPDALDRALRAVRPFTRQSDGSASRLIVLFGCGGDRDRGKRPEMGRIAEDLADIAIVTSDNPRTEDPDRILDDIEAGMTRRDHVRIVDRRDAIAHALRAATAHDVVVLAGKGHETYQIRGTTSYPFDEREIVTELMAELTAGTPPVLPNSPPHSA from the coding sequence GTGACGAGTACCGCTCGCGTCGTTGACGTCAGCGTGTTGCTTGACGCGCTGCGCGATGCCGGCTTGCTGGTGTCGTCCGCTACTGAACTGCCGCCCGTCGTTGTCGATGTGACTGATGACAGTCGCCGCGTGACGCCAGGATCGGCGTTTCTCGCGGTGAAGGGTGCCGCGCAGGATGGTCATGCCTGGCTTGGCGCGGCCAAAGCGAGTGGTGCGGCGCTTGCCCTCGTCGAGGACGCGGCAGCGGCCGCGGCGGCGGAGATTCCGGCCATCGTCGTGCGCGATGGGCGCCGCGCGGCCGCGGTGGCCGCCGCCGCATTCCACGGCTGGCCCGCGCGCGAACTCACGCTGGTTGGCGTCACCGGCACGAATGGCAAGACGACCACCGTGGGTGTGCTGCGACACTTGCTGGATTCACCGGAACGTCCCGCAGCCTCCATCGGCACTCTCGGCGTGCTGCTCGGCAGCGAGGGCGTCACGATGCCCGGCGGCAGCGGGCTCACCACGCCAGGCCCCGTGGAGTTGCAGCGACTGTTGCGCGAACTGGTGGATCGCGGCGTGCGCACGGTCACGATGGAAGTGTCGTCGCACTCGCTCGATCAGCGACGGGTCGACGGGCTCTCGTTCGCCGCGGCTGTGTTTACCAATCTCACGCGCGATCATCTCGATTATCACGGCACGATGGAGGAATATCGTGCCGCCAAGCTGCGGCTGGTGGGACTGCTCGCGCGCGATGGTGTGGCCTTGTTCAATGCCGATGATCCCTCCTGGCGCGGCGTTACCAATGCGCCCACGTCGAGGACCTTCGGCACCGAATCCGGCGCCGACATTTCGGCGCGCGACGTCACATTCACCAGTGACGGTAGCCGCTTTCTGCTCGTGTCGCCCCACGGTGCGCAGTCGGTGTCGTTGCCCCTCATCGGTGACTTCAACATCGCCAACGCGCTGGGCGCGGCGGCCGTGGCGTTGGCATTGGGCATGCCGATTGCCGACGTGGCGCAACGCCTGTCCCTCGCGCCCCAGGTACCGGGACGACTCGAACGCTTGCACACGTCGCCGACCGTGCTGCGTGACTACGCGCATACGCCGGATGCGCTCGATCGCGCGCTGCGGGCGGTGCGTCCCTTCACCCGGCAGAGCGACGGGTCGGCGAGCCGATTGATCGTCCTCTTCGGCTGCGGTGGTGACCGCGACCGCGGCAAACGCCCCGAGATGGGACGCATTGCCGAAGACCTCGCCGACATCGCTATCGTGACCAGCGACAATCCGCGAACGGAAGATCCTGATCGCATTCTCGACGATATCGAAGCCGGTATGACGCGGCGTGATCATGTGCGGATCGTCGATCGGCGCGACGCGATTGCGCATGCCCTGCGCGCGGCCACCGCACACGATGTCGTCGTGCTGGCCGGCAAGGGACACGAGACGTATCAGATTCGCGGCACCACGTCGTATCCGTTCGATGAGCGAGAGATCGTGACCGAACTCATGGCCGAGCTCACGGCCGGGACGCCGCCAGTCCTTCCCAACAGTCCGCCCCATTCTGCGTGA
- a CDS encoding penicillin-binding transpeptidase domain-containing protein — MMFGPIRTEAADEPRLVPDHPGAPATVSRARTMIVHASLVLFAVAILARAVQLQIVEHDTWLRVADRQHVDQQTVKPLRGAITDATGAVLVESREQVKLNIAPREIRDVRRKNAKRGDPLLKTRAVLRSGLRALSVPEAQIRKALDTNQKWVSLPKLYLPSDVERLVGLPGVHVERVRRRINSASDNLRGVLGAVDADDAPVGGIELELDLLLRGQDGSRALVKDPKAGYVESPELSNVDALPGHTVTLTVNQALQEIAESELRMALQRTGGTGGDVVILDPRDGAILALAGVRDGRPASTSTPMALAYEPGSVMKPFLVSRLFDMGKATPNEIIDTENGSAMLPGRKRALTDEHKAAQMPVRDVIRFSSNIGTAKLALRLTPREEFEAMRDFGFGSLTGVPYPAESKGSLPLPARWSGSTQTAVSIGYEVLATPLQIALAYAAIANGGELLQPALVKEVHDAQGATIYKHERRVVRRVLTAKTAREMRGMLASVVDSGTGTSAELATYDVAGKSGTARRSENGRYLEGKYNATFAGMFPAQAPQYVLVARIIDPKGTYYGGIVSGSLVNGILQAALATRNSALDRNALAEVAKAMPVPVAKPKSEKALALAARDSARRDSLLAPPPPKAEPAPAAARVVVALPITAQKVAARNDDEPREIRPVPSVFGLDVRQATRTLYAAGFQVSIARGSDVRTRPAAGTMLRVGSTVQLEMPRMESAK; from the coding sequence ATGATGTTCGGACCGATTCGTACCGAGGCGGCCGACGAGCCCCGGCTCGTGCCCGACCATCCCGGCGCGCCGGCCACGGTCAGCCGTGCGCGTACGATGATCGTGCACGCCAGTCTGGTGCTGTTCGCCGTCGCCATCTTGGCGCGTGCCGTTCAGTTGCAGATCGTGGAACACGATACGTGGCTGCGCGTAGCCGACCGGCAGCACGTCGATCAACAAACGGTGAAGCCGCTGCGCGGCGCCATCACCGACGCCACCGGAGCGGTGTTGGTGGAATCGCGTGAGCAGGTGAAGCTCAACATCGCGCCGCGTGAAATCCGCGACGTGCGTCGCAAGAACGCAAAGCGTGGCGATCCGCTCCTGAAAACGCGGGCCGTGCTGCGGAGTGGTTTGCGCGCGCTGTCGGTTCCCGAAGCGCAGATACGCAAGGCGCTGGATACGAACCAGAAGTGGGTGTCGCTTCCGAAGCTGTACCTGCCGTCAGACGTGGAACGCCTCGTCGGACTACCCGGCGTGCACGTGGAGCGCGTCCGCCGTCGGATCAACTCGGCCAGCGACAACCTGCGTGGCGTGCTCGGCGCGGTCGATGCCGACGATGCACCGGTGGGTGGCATCGAGCTCGAACTCGATCTGCTCCTGCGCGGGCAAGACGGCAGTCGCGCGCTCGTGAAGGATCCCAAGGCCGGCTACGTGGAATCGCCGGAGCTGTCGAACGTCGACGCCCTGCCCGGACACACGGTCACGCTGACGGTGAATCAGGCGTTGCAGGAGATTGCCGAGAGCGAGCTGCGCATGGCGTTGCAACGCACGGGCGGCACGGGCGGTGACGTCGTCATTCTCGACCCGCGCGACGGTGCCATTCTCGCGCTCGCAGGAGTGCGCGACGGGAGGCCGGCGAGTACCAGTACACCCATGGCGTTGGCGTACGAACCGGGGTCCGTGATGAAGCCGTTTCTCGTGTCGAGGCTGTTCGATATGGGAAAAGCGACGCCGAACGAGATCATCGACACGGAGAACGGGAGTGCGATGCTGCCCGGCCGTAAGCGGGCGCTGACTGACGAACATAAAGCTGCACAGATGCCGGTGCGCGACGTCATTCGCTTCTCCAGTAATATCGGTACCGCAAAACTGGCGCTGCGCCTTACTCCGCGCGAAGAGTTCGAGGCCATGCGCGACTTCGGATTCGGTTCTCTCACGGGTGTGCCGTATCCCGCCGAGTCGAAGGGCTCCTTGCCGTTGCCGGCGCGCTGGAGTGGCAGCACGCAGACCGCCGTGTCGATCGGCTACGAAGTCTTGGCCACACCGCTGCAGATCGCGCTGGCCTACGCCGCCATCGCCAATGGCGGCGAGCTGTTGCAGCCGGCGCTGGTGAAGGAAGTGCACGACGCGCAGGGGGCCACGATCTACAAACACGAACGTCGCGTGGTGCGGCGCGTGCTGACCGCCAAGACGGCCCGGGAGATGCGCGGCATGTTGGCCTCGGTCGTCGATAGCGGCACCGGGACGTCGGCCGAGTTGGCCACCTATGATGTGGCCGGCAAATCGGGCACGGCGCGGCGTAGCGAGAACGGTCGCTACCTCGAGGGGAAGTACAATGCGACCTTCGCCGGCATGTTTCCGGCGCAGGCACCGCAGTACGTGCTCGTCGCGCGCATTATCGATCCGAAGGGCACGTACTACGGCGGCATCGTGTCGGGCAGTCTTGTGAACGGCATCCTGCAGGCCGCGCTCGCGACCCGGAACTCGGCGCTGGATCGTAACGCGTTGGCGGAAGTCGCGAAGGCCATGCCGGTACCCGTGGCGAAGCCCAAGTCGGAGAAGGCGCTTGCCCTCGCTGCGCGCGATTCGGCGCGCCGTGACTCGCTGTTGGCACCGCCACCACCGAAGGCCGAGCCGGCTCCGGCCGCCGCGCGCGTGGTGGTCGCGCTCCCCATCACGGCGCAGAAGGTGGCCGCGAGAAACGACGACGAGCCGCGCGAGATCCGGCCGGTGCCATCCGTCTTCGGACTCGACGTGCGTCAGGCCACGCGCACCTTGTACGCGGCCGGGTTTCAGGTGAGCATCGCGCGTGGCTCCGATGTGCGCACGCGTCCCGCCGCTGGCACCATGCTGCGCGTGGGCAGCACGGTGCAACTGGAGATGCCGCGCATGGAGTCTGCCAAGTGA
- the rsmH gene encoding 16S rRNA (cytosine(1402)-N(4))-methyltransferase RsmH: MSPVRTLPSGRVGAYHVPVLLAEIEALLAGASTVLDCTLGGGGHTAALLERGMRVTGVDRDPRALAAARERLADFEGSGQFRALLTNYAALDTGGLSVDERFDGILLDLGVSSHQFDDLARGFTFREGAPLDMRMGTDAETDAGELLNTIDEVDLSALLRAYADEPRAARMAREIVRRRERRPFATADDLVDAIRAVLGPRSGAPDFARIFQAIRIAVNDELSGLEHALPMLRDRLTPGGVLAIISYHSGEDRLVKNAFRDWSTACICPPRQMICTCRGVPLGETLTRRPINATEEEVEGNPRARSARLRAWKLAL; this comes from the coding sequence GTGAGCCCGGTCCGTACTCTCCCATCCGGGCGCGTTGGCGCCTACCACGTCCCGGTGCTGCTGGCCGAGATCGAAGCGCTGCTTGCCGGCGCCTCGACCGTCCTCGATTGCACTTTGGGCGGTGGTGGGCACACCGCCGCCCTTCTCGAACGCGGTATGCGTGTCACCGGCGTCGATCGCGATCCGCGGGCGCTCGCGGCCGCGCGCGAGCGACTGGCCGATTTTGAAGGCTCCGGTCAGTTCCGGGCCTTGCTCACCAACTATGCCGCGCTCGACACCGGCGGGCTGTCGGTCGACGAGCGCTTCGACGGCATTCTGCTCGACCTCGGCGTGTCGTCGCATCAATTCGACGATCTCGCGCGCGGCTTTACGTTCCGCGAAGGGGCACCGCTCGACATGCGTATGGGCACCGACGCCGAGACGGATGCCGGTGAGCTCCTGAACACCATCGACGAGGTGGATCTGTCCGCGCTCCTGCGCGCCTACGCCGACGAACCACGCGCGGCCCGCATGGCACGTGAGATCGTGCGACGGCGTGAGCGCCGCCCGTTCGCGACCGCCGACGATCTGGTGGATGCCATCCGCGCCGTGCTTGGACCGCGCAGCGGGGCGCCCGACTTTGCACGCATCTTTCAGGCAATCCGTATCGCCGTGAACGACGAATTGTCGGGGCTCGAGCACGCGCTGCCGATGCTGCGCGACCGCCTGACACCCGGCGGCGTGCTCGCGATCATCAGCTATCACTCCGGCGAAGATCGCCTCGTCAAGAATGCCTTCCGCGACTGGAGTACGGCCTGCATCTGCCCACCGCGGCAGATGATCTGCACCTGTCGTGGCGTGCCGCTCGGCGAAACGCTGACGCGTCGCCCGATCAACGCCACCGAGGAAGAAGTGGAAGGAAATCCGCGCGCCCGCAGCGCGCGCCTGCGCGCCTGGAAGCTCGCACTCTGA